The genomic region GAAGAGGAGTTGCACCTGCTCGCGGTACTCCAGGGCGGAGACGATTTGTTCACGAGCTTCCGCCACGGCCCCGCGACGCAACAGGACATTGCCCAGGGCGCTTTGAACGCGCGCCTTTTCGGGCTGCGCTGGCTGCCTGGACAGGGCTTGCCGGAGCCACTTCTCGGCACTCGCGAAATCCATCTCCTCCAACCTGATTTCCGCGAGCCTGGTTTCAGGGAACGGCCCGCCCGGCAACAGCCCCCGCAGGCGCATGAATGCCTCCAGAGCTGCCGTGTCATTCTTGAGAAAGGCCTGAAGCATGCCCAGATTCCACCAGGTTTCGGCCCTGCCTGGAGCCAAGTCGGCGGCGTCCTGAAAAAGAGGAAGGGCTCGCGAGTTGTCGCCCATGAACGCATGGTAGCGCCCAAGGTTCAAGGCCGTGACATAAAGCCGCGGGGAAATTTCGTGCGCCAGCGCGAATGAACGGCCCGCCGCCTCGAAATTTCGCCCGCGCATGGCCTGTTCGGCGCGTAGAAGCAGAAAATGTGGTTCCCTGGCGAAGCGCTTCTCGACCATCTCCAGTTGGGCCTGCGCGCGCTTCATTTCCCCTTTTTGCCGCATGGCATGGAAACGCTGAATTTCGAGCATCAGATCCGCGGGAGCGAGGTTGGCGTCCTTTGTGTTCGCGGCCTTCCAAAGGGCCGTGGCTTCCCGCTCCCCCTGCAGATGAAAGGCGACCGTGCCCAGGGCGTGCAGCAGATAGGGGTCGTCAGGCTTGTTCCGGAGTTCTTTGCCGAGCCTTTCTCCCTCTGCCTGCAACGCGTTGCGCGAAATATCGAAAAGCCCTTTCCTGTCCAAGGCCGTGCGGATTTCAGCCGGCACTCTCTCGTCGATGACTGGGGAATCGACAGAAAATTTTTTCTGTTGCGGCGTCAGAATCGAGGCCAATGCATTGTTGATGAAAATGAGACCCGCCGCTGTGAGGAGAATTCCGATTCCGAGAAGAGGATGTCGCATGGTGGCTCCCGGTGTTTGCACGGCAAAACGTGCACTGGTGTCAAAACTTCGGAAATGCAGCAGGCTGCCCAAGGCAGCCTGCTGCATACCACTTCAAGGAAGTATCCAGCATCACGTCACACGTTGTGTCCC from Deltaproteobacteria bacterium harbors:
- a CDS encoding tetratricopeptide repeat protein translates to MQQAALGSLLHFRSFDTSARFAVQTPGATMRHPLLGIGILLTAAGLIFINNALASILTPQQKKFSVDSPVIDERVPAEIRTALDRKGLFDISRNALQAEGERLGKELRNKPDDPYLLHALGTVAFHLQGEREATALWKAANTKDANLAPADLMLEIQRFHAMRQKGEMKRAQAQLEMVEKRFAREPHFLLLRAEQAMRGRNFEAAGRSFALAHEISPRLYVTALNLGRYHAFMGDNSRALPLFQDAADLAPGRAETWWNLGMLQAFLKNDTAALEAFMRLRGLLPGGPFPETRLAEIRLEEMDFASAEKWLRQALSRQPAQPEKARVQSALGNVLLRRGAVAEAREQIVSALEYREQVQLLFALGTINEEQGRWKDAEKHYRRVLEIVPDNPLAQNNLAMLLLRRNRSLSEALTLAERARGSVSGNAIIEGTYGCALSRAGRHAEAIKVLGPVVESVGGDAWARYFYGVSLRGAGRTQDAATVLRRLLHDEPDFELRGDVEKML